The following coding sequences lie in one Actinomyces capricornis genomic window:
- a CDS encoding ABC transporter ATP-binding protein — protein sequence MSGLAVRGLTRSYRAAGGYHRVLRGLDLALAPGQSAALLGRSGCGKTTLLRALLLMDRPGPEDGGQILLEGREVRRGSARRMRPYRRAVQYVPQDAAASLDPRRRVLDQVTTPLRTLGVAGGRAEHEERAAALLQGLGVAEHLWGSRPHEISGGQAQRVAIARALAPRPSYLLLDEPVSGLDPALRRQVLELLAGLGGRGSGTEPATGRTAAQAAGPSSGERAGREPPEGGDDDAAAPAEGRAPAPALLVVSHDLAAVARICQRCLVMDDGALVEDAPMERILTSPSHRATRALRDAVPQMPAIGA from the coding sequence ATGAGCGGTCTGGCGGTGCGCGGCCTGACGCGCTCCTACCGCGCCGCTGGCGGCTACCACCGCGTGCTCCGCGGCCTGGACCTCGCCCTGGCCCCCGGCCAGAGCGCCGCTCTGCTGGGCCGCTCGGGCTGCGGCAAGACCACCCTGCTGCGCGCCCTGCTCCTCATGGACCGCCCCGGCCCCGAGGACGGCGGCCAGATCCTCCTGGAGGGGCGCGAGGTCCGTCGCGGCAGCGCCCGCCGGATGCGCCCCTACCGCCGCGCCGTCCAGTACGTGCCCCAGGACGCCGCGGCCAGCCTCGACCCCCGCCGCCGGGTCCTGGACCAGGTGACCACGCCCCTGCGCACCCTGGGGGTTGCGGGCGGGCGCGCGGAGCATGAGGAGAGGGCCGCGGCGCTGCTCCAGGGCCTGGGCGTCGCCGAGCACCTGTGGGGCTCCCGGCCCCACGAGATCTCCGGGGGCCAGGCCCAGCGCGTGGCCATCGCCCGCGCCCTGGCGCCCCGCCCGAGCTACCTCCTGCTCGATGAGCCCGTCTCTGGGCTCGACCCGGCCCTGCGCCGCCAGGTTCTCGAGCTCCTGGCCGGGCTCGGCGGCCGCGGATCGGGCACCGAGCCCGCCACGGGGCGAACGGCAGCGCAGGCTGCCGGGCCGTCGTCGGGGGAGCGGGCGGGGCGGGAGCCCCCGGAGGGCGGCGACGACGACGCGGCGGCACCGGCGGAGGGTCGGGCGCCGGCACCGGCCCTGCTCGTGGTCTCCCACGACCTGGCGGCGGTGGCCCGCATCTGCCAGCGCTGCCTGGTCATGGACGACGGCGCCCTGGTGGAGGACGCCCCCATGGAGCGCATCCTCACCAGCCCCTCCCACCGGGCCACGCGGGCGCTGCGCGACGCCGTCCCCCAGATGCCCGCGATAGGCGCCTGA